The Glycine soja cultivar W05 chromosome 19, ASM419377v2, whole genome shotgun sequence genomic sequence aattaataactaatatttgtgattaaaaaataatttacaacgTAACTTTTGAAAATGGAAGAATTTATTGACGAGAAaactcatttgaatttctctctaGATTTTTCTTTGCTTGCCCGACAAGTTTGTCCTTGTCACATATGCCACATATTCCATTGTGACCTATTTTTCTAATCTTACCAAATTTCTTCTTCAAGGTAACGAtggaatttttttagtaaaaataaacgTACAAATGTATTGTCAAAGAAAACTGAgttacaaagaaaatgaaattaagaGAATCATGTTTTCCATTTATTTTGATCTGAATTTTAATCTAACATCAAATGGAAGCATGTTCATATATATTCACATCAAATTGGTGAAGGGTCCTGCTATTTTTTACGGTAACATTAATAGATAACATTATTCTCAATCTGGATTCTTATTTGGATCTAAATAATTTTGGTTACAGAGGACTTTTGTAAAATCATGGGCCTTATAATTTGACAAAGATTCGAATCAAGAACTGAAGTGCATTGAATTTAAAGACAGTAAAACTCTTTTTTTGAACTCAGATATCATATCAAAGAGACCGAGTGAGATGAGATGCTAGCACACGTTATAATGTGTTTCACTCCTCATCCTAACTGAAGATACTTGCAAGTACTTAATGATCTTCTCTTTCTTGTTAGGATAATTACCTCTCCAATAAGAATTTTATAGCTCTTCGTTAGCAGCATATTGTTGGTATGGTGTCTTCGAGCATGCTTTCGAGCTGCTTAAACTCTCTATCCAAACACCATCAGCTACAACCGCATCAGCATCATTGTTTCGGTGCCATGACCAATGTGCATGTGTTTCATTTAGTATTCGCAACCTTCCATGTCCAAAGCTTGGCTCTCGATACAATGAGAGCGGGCTTGAAGGGTTCTTAAACCTATTCTCAACAATCAATATGCAATAATGATATTAATCTGTCAAGACCCCccaagaaagaataaaaaaaatctttgaaaatatattataaattaaaaatattggttaACATTTAACAttgaacataaaaattaataaatagtatATCTCACATTAACGCAAGACCTTCCCTGTTTCCTCCGTCACCAATTGTCACGTACATTGGTCCACACGAATCAGCCTTATTGTCGTAAATTCGAGTCTGCAACGAACtcaatttagttaataataaaaaaaaagttgactgCTAATTAAGACTACTTCTGATTCTATTTATAAGAAACTAGACTAttacttgtttcttataaatagaACCGATGGTAAGTTGTATAAAATACTGAAAAGGTGTGACATACGAAGCGTTCATATGCATGAACATGGCCAGCAAAAACCAAGTCAACGCGTGCCTCATAAAGCAACTCCTCCATGGCTTGTCTCATGGATTCACCTTCACCTTGGTGTGCCTCATTAGTATTATACCAAGGTGCATGCAGCAACACAATCACCCAAGGTGTCTTGACCCTATCAATGTTGGCGAGGTCAGATTGAAGCCACGTGTACTGAAGTGATTGGGAGTCAAAATCAGTGTAGGAACCTAGCATGATGACGTGGGTGCCGGCAACCTCGAAGGAGTAATAGAGGTTTGAGGTGGAACCACTTTGTTGGAAGGGCATGGGCCAGCGAGCGTTGTAGGCTTGGAAGCCTTGTGGGTAGATAATAGGGAAAATCTCAATCTCGTGGTTGCCTTCGGTAACCATCCATGGCCTTTTACTAGCATATGGCTCCACCAAACGACCAAAAGAGTCCCACAAAGGTTGTTGGGAATCGGCATAGGATAGGTCTCCTGGTAACAAGAACACATCATAGTCGCTGCTATCAATGTGTTTTAAGGTTGATGCAGTCCATTCTGTTTGTCCCAAGTCACCTGCACACcaaaatatataacatgatTGATCCACATCTCTTGTCTTGGGTGTAGACGTGCACCCAGAAAGAGAATTGAAAAAAGTTTAGAGAGGTGAAGAGTTTTAAACATGCTGAAATCTCTCCTCGAATATTAATCTTAAAGGATTAAAGTTTGTAATGATGCCTCGGCAGGTTAAGCCACGCCAAACTCTTAATTAACTATCATAGTCATAAAAAGAAACAAcgaaaatgaagagaaaatggAATCTAataattccattttattttatgcaaaCCAACATATTAaggtaatttaaattttggattCAATTACGTAGTCCATCTCAACAATTTTTACACTAAAAATCAATGCAAGTTAACGAGGTGCGAATAGCATGGGCCTTATATGTCGGAAGTGTCTTCTGTATATTTTCATGCAAGGCCCAAGCTTAATTTTctgcttttatatatttaaatagaaGTGAGAGCTCCATAGTaaaggagaaggaaaagaaaagaagaaaataaaactgaGCTCTTCTCCACAATTtccataaaattaaaagaaaaaaaaggaagaataaaaaacatagCCGAAGTAAAAGGGGAAATAATAAAGAAGTGCCCCTAGCTAATTTAAGACGCCttagttttctgtttttaaggGCTAAGACACCTTAGTGAATAAAACTGCGGTAAGATGCAAGAGTCTACAGGTTCAAATATCACAGTGCACTTTGCTTTATTTTTGCCTTCACTTCCGCATGTGTAGTAGGTTTgtcatttttcaataaaaaaaagtattgttatatccttttaaaattctattacAAATCGTCCTAATATTAGattctatttaatattttattcatttaatacgTGAGGAGATTAATAATCCTAGAGTTATGCATGAAGATTTAgagttattctaaaaaaaattatggagtAATGATTgcctattgattttttttaggcaAGTTTGGCAACGGCCAAACAAGTGGTGTATACTTTTAGGCGATATTTAATCCTTAAAAGCTACCTTATCCTGCCCCACGGTATCGTTGCGTTGGCTTGAAGAACTCATCAACTCACTCACTGTAACTAACTGATCTTAACTCATCTAATCTAACTAATTTAACACCACCAGTTACGAGGGGGCATacaaaaaagaacaaacaaGGAAACCAAAGCACGAAACCGTAATAGTAGTTTATGCGAAACCAGACAGCATCAAACCAAATCGTGAAGCAAAAGAAATCCCAACAACAACTAACTAACGTACCAACGATGACAAATTCAATGGGACACCTGGGTGGTGGTGTCTTGAAGGAAAACTCAGGACCTGACCCTCCGCACCTGTAGAAGTAAGTCGAACCAGGCTGCAATGGCCCAATTACAACGTTGTGAATCTTGCCGGagttatagaaaaaatattggTACGAGGTGTACACCCCCGTTGCTTTTGCGCTATATTCCCCTGCCTTTGTTCCGTACTCCACCACAGATTCTGCGTGCTTGTCTTCGGTTATCCACGACACCCTCATCTTCTCTTGGCCCACCAAAGAAATGTGTACCTATATATATGCAAATAATTCCAAACACGTACTCATGTACATATAAAGTGATATATATGGGTGGAATTAATTTTATGGTGAACCAACCTGTTGGGGGTCTGAATGGGAGCGATGGTGGGGAGTGATGATGAGTTGAGCAGCTGGCTGACGAACAAAATTGTTCTCCTGAGAAAGGAGGGGTTGTGAGAACAAAAGGAAGCATAGGGTGCGTAGGAGGAGGATTGGGAACGCCATAAGGGACTTACTACATTTTCCCATCATGTTTATTCGGGTTGGACTACTTGTTGATTGTTGCAATTTGTTGCTGGGAGTGAAAGGCAccattttgaatatggagggtCTGTTATATAGTGGGGTTGTGGAAGGTACACAGAATGAGATggaatacatttaaaaaataatttgggaGAGGGTGCATCAGGGTAGTGCGATGGCTTTGATTTAGATTTGTGGGAATTAAAATTcgttgaattgtgttatcttgcAGCAACGAACACACGGAATCCTCTATCCTCCTCCTTTTTGCTTTAGTTCTGTTTCTCTCAGCCTTCACAATTTGTACACGCACGCATGCTTCCAACATTCTCATTCATTGAGTAATAAAACACACATTTTATATATCAAACACTTTAttcaaccaaatatatatatatatatatatatatatatatatatatatatatatatatatcaaaccctactaatatttattatattatattatccatcatatatatacttctttctcttcctctaaGTATCAAGTAACATTTAAGTGTCTATGAATGATTTTTCATTGTCATTATACATTATGGAATCGTGTttgcacattaaaaaaaaggacatatatatatatataatataacctTCTTAAACTATTACAAAAAATTTAGATGAAGGttggaagtatcagttggggGATAACAGTAGCAGGTGTGTTATTATAGGTAACCAAGTCATTCACGCAGGGGAGGAGCACCATTGGACGGTTCAAGAATCCTAGCTAGGCATTTTAGTAGAAATAGAAAGCGGGGAAAGGGACTTTAATTACTTACctcattttatctatttattgtgCTGTTTGTTGAAAAGCTTAGTAAGACTAGTAAGTACTATATAAGGAATGCAAAATTTGAGTTGCTTATTGGCTACTCCTCTAAGGCATGTTACGTTATATCTTTTTCGGTTAGCGTATTTTAGTACTACACATGTTAGACATTAATCATACGAACAACGACTTCTCATTTCTGGATTTTCAAACTTAGTTTATTGTTGCCGACAAGTAATTCATTTTCAGAATATCTTCAGAATAtgcttccataaaaaaaaagttgctatTGAATTGAAACAAGCCGTGCCACGTTGGAAAAaaggacatatatatatatatatatatatgaagtggCATACATCAAATATAATTAGTACGTAATACACTTTTTAACATAtccttttattattgattaatttttaaaaaaactataaaattatgagTGTAAAGATTAAACTAGGAATAAAAgtcacataattttataatttcaaatatttttttagtctataATAACGTATTTAAAGAGTGCATTAAGAATTGCTAACGATATATTTTCTGACACACTTTCATTACTAATTAACATTTATAAAAAGTGATAAAATTATGAGTAGCTAGGGGTTAATAATACtattactttaatttatttccaatttaaatttgactaatcagataaatatcttaaaataagtATGATGGgtctcaattaaaatatttgtttgtaatttttttttcaattttaaaagtcTTATCTCTTTTAATATAGAAAACATCAAACAGTAtcaacttttgttttatttataatattcttaCAATGTTATCTGTTACATTTGTActttattgtaataaaaaaatttgttttcttgatATAAAAAACAAGTTTAGAAAATAATCAGACAAAATACTAGCATAATATTCACAATTGGATTTAAGAAAGCGTTGGGCTTAAACAATTTTACTgagaaaaaattacttaaatataggattgaatgaatataaatacagactaaattaaagatattaaacataacatatattttgttctttaagaaaaaaaaattacaattttcatttttattgtttatatataatacaataaaaatgaaaataaattcatattaatttatgaataaaactaaaaaaataaatcaaataagataaataaatattcctGTATCAATCTttctattgatttttttctGATGATATTATTAATACGAAATAATCTGGCTGAAAGCGCAGtaataattgatttttctatttcaaTTGTCTAAAATATAAAGTACATTCGTCTACCAAATACAATCAACAAAGAAGCATTGACGTTAATTAGATGTAAAGCGACAAATTAAGAAGCAAATCAAGCTATTAATTTGTTCCAATTTGAGGACAAACAatttgttttgacttttgactgCATGCATCACCATTATCCACGATTTACTAGTAGCAGTGTAGCACTCAACCTTTGCATGTCGTCGACGCCCCGTaattcaaattacaaattttatactCTTCCCCaagacaaaggaaaaataaatcacagCTCTAATGGAAGCAAATCATATCACTTTCATCGTTATTTGAGATAAAATTTCTTTCTCCCAGAATACTTTCTTGTAAGTTTTCATTAAGTTTTCGTGCGaatcattaattaaatcatttaagaAAGCATAATGGTCAATTTGTTTTAGGATTTTATTtacactttaattatttaattgggAGCAGTTAAAAACAATTAGTTAATACTCTCTCAGAATATAAACAACAAAAGATCCATTTATTTTAgccttaaatataaataaatctcaactaatttattatatttaataaattatatttgatgagattatttttaaaatactgttcatgagtttttttaataatttttttaatcagtgtcatttttttttgctaataaTCATGATCGGAGTACCacctttattattttacaagtaaaataatttattattatcaaatatcattaaaaaaagttttatattatagatattattttaaactCTTACCTTTTtgtaagagaaaataatttatataattaattagatacctcaagaaaaaaaaagtcaatgtTTCAAATTTAGTACATGtttattttagtattaaaaTGAAACCTATTACTATTtgttttgttataaattaagaaaaaagttcattttatagatatattttaaacattttaccTTAATTTCTAATAACAAATAGTTCATGTATAATTAGATACCTAATGGAAAAAGAATGCTCAATAATGTATCAAATTTAGTAAATGTTTGTTTTAGCCCTCCATCCCAAAATAATTATCACCcaaagttattttatatataccaGAAAACaacaatgaataaataaaagaaaatattaattttataaaattaacctttTATCATCTctaattcatttataaattttgttatttaccattaatattattaaaaatataagtgaaaaaagataattaattttttaaaaattaattttttagagtaATAGCAGTCATCTCTCCCTCAAACTCAAAGATTCTCTATGTGGGttagaatttattgaaaaaacttACCAAAAATGAGGAGAAAAATCAAGAcctatcaaaaaataataatttctaataaatttgaaagaaaatgttaaaagaaGAGTATAGAGAGAGTGTGACTCGcatatatcaattaattaattagcagCATCTCTGCCCCAAGAGTATCCTATGCACAGGTGGAGTTCCAAGACACGTCCACGTTCAAGTTATGACATTCATTCATCCATGGATTGGTTCACTGTACAAACTGTGAAGTGTGAACGCTATATAAAGAACTCTAGACATAAAGAAGTTCATTACCGGTGGAGGTAGAATATTCAAATCACGTAATAAGTTTAAATATAGTGTGCCACCTCCTCTTTCTCCTTCGTTCGTCGTTGCTACAACATTATTAGCACcgaaatttgaaaacaatgggGATGCGAATGCGTGTGCCAGGATTCATGCTTTTGCTAATCATCGGAATCTTCGAACTCGATGCTGTTTATGGTTACGTTCGACCACCACCTCGTAAAACACTCTTTGTTCCACATGCAGATCAGGATTCCCACTCGCCTCAACAGGTACTACAACTACATCTTCACaaatttaacatttaattttctGCATCAATTATTCATTGCTGCAAAATGACAAAAGCGCACTGTTGAGTTGTGACTTGCAAGCGTCGTGGCcctcatgtttttttattcGTTTAATTTAAGTTGGTTGAAATTCGTgcatgacttaaataaaattgtttgattttaaattCACATTAATggtgcatttaattttcctgAAACTCCACCTCCTGAATAATCGAGAAGCGTTCATTAGAAACATCCTACTATTGATTAACATGTTTAAGGTTCAGATTTCTCATCCGAAAATGATTGTGTGTAAGTTTTATCCAAAAAACATTCTGAATCGAAAATTATTTTCTCAGTGGCTCTCCTTACGTTTTGGTTAATAGTTAGGTCAACAAGACAACCTGTTGGATTACCAAAATGAAAAGTATTCGCTTATTTTGGTACGAAACCAATATGGTTGTTTGGTTGAAAATTAAACACTAACAGGGATTGAGAGAGAAGACGAACGTTCTCAGCTTTTAACGCAGAACAAAACATCCGCTTTGGATTTGGTTTTGTTCCAAAGAAAGTTTTTGACATGGGCAGTCTATCGTGCAACTTAACCATTCCATTCTAAAGTAGTTGCGCGACAGTTATTTCTCTAAAATGATTAGTGATGTGAAACACTAATACTTATTAGtttttcaattgttattttgtttttttcctaaaaagaatccaaaatctaaaaaaattagaatccaAATAATAAGCCTTCACAAATTGCACATTCAATATATCTTTTTTGACACACTAATCCCAGTTGCTGagaaggattaaaataaacatttttcaaatttgaagaacttaacaaaacatttgaaggaataaaaacatattaaagtcTATATTTTTTCACGGACTAAAATTCATACCTCTAATTTGAACTGAACACCTTAGCACTCATATCAATATGAATTTGTCATGTTCCTTTGATAATTTTTcatgttcttgatttttttccaTTTGGGGAAAAAGTTTATGGGGCCTAATGTTGACAATGGATGGGCCTAAGGTACACATATCTCAAGTGGGCCAAAACAAGATGAGGATATCATGGATCACAGACAGCCCAACTCCTGCAAAGGTTATGTACGCTCCATCTCCTTCAGGTAATACAGTCTCTGCCACAGGAACTACCTCTTCGTATCGTTATCTGGTCTACGAGTCTGGTGAAATTCACAACGTCGTAATTGGTCCCCTCAACCCCAACACTGTCTACTACTACCGTTTGGGTGACCCACCTTCTTCCCAAACATACAACTTTAAGACTCCACCCTCCCAACTTCCAATCAAATTTGCAATAGTTGGTAAGTGCTCAATATCTAATTAAACCCTACAAAGCTACAACCATGTTCATTTTTTGCAGTCTAATTCTTGTGAATAATTAGTTAATGATTATAACATAATCAACAtgtgattttatattattattaaatagaaaCGTAGAATACTAGCATATTAGTTTATTCTTTATCACTTTAACTTGTGTATCTTGGCATAAAATACAAGTAAACTTTCTCGatgagaaatatgtaataagTTGTAAGAATGTGTAATTTGAGGAGCGATGACAACACATtctccaaattttttttattagttgaaattaaTGTAAATCAAACTAATTTGATAATGATACAaacttaattaatgaaaaatgttaCATGGAGTATTTTCTACTATTTCACCATGCaacttatgtttttaattaatacacACAGGAGATCTTGGACAAACAGATTGGACCAAGTCAACTTTGGAGCATGTGAAGAAGTCAAACTACGACATGTTGTTATTGCCTGGTGATCTATCCTACGCAGACTTCAACCAAGATCTATGGGACTCCTTTGGTCGATTAGTTGAACCATTAGCTAGCCAACGTCCTTGGATGGTCACCCAAGGCAACCACGAGGTCGAGACGATTCCATTGCTTCACAAAACACCATTCACAGCCTACAATGCTAGGTGGCTCATGCCATTCCAAGAAAGTGGATCAAACTCtaatctttattattctttcGATGTGGCTGGTGTTCATGTCATCATGCTTGGCTCCTACACTGACTTTGACCCTTCTTCTCCACAATACAAATGGCTTCAAAATGACTTGCAAACGGTAAACAAGAGAACAACTCCTTGGATTGTAGTATTGATTCACGCCCCGTGGTACAACTCTAACACTGCTCATCAAGGTGAGCCTGAATCCATTAACATGAAGGTTGCCATGGAAGATTTGCTCTATCAAGCCCGCGTTGATGTTGTTTTTGCAGGGCATGTTCATGCCTATGAGCGTTTTGTAAGTATTAATTACTACctctggtattttttttttaagaaacaagttTTAGTGTTAAATAAGCtaaaatttgtttcttattATAATAAAGACCGAgtgtaatattatattattactatttcttGCTTTGAGTTTGATCATGCAATTTAAGATTTACTAATAATTTAATGTCTTACTTTCCTTTTTGCTTGTTTTGTCAGACACGTGTTTATAAAGACAAGGCTAACAATTGTGCTCCGATGTACATCACAATCGGAGATGGGGGAAATCGTGAAGGCCTTGCTACTAAGTAATTaacatttgtcatttttttttctttcaatcgaGCAAGCTTAATTTTGACGAGCACTTAGAATTTCTACAAAATGATGTTGTGTATTAGTTTtgcataataattaattcacaatcttaactatatataattaattttctatgtTTTGTGTCGACAGGTACATGGATCCCAAGCCAACGATATCAATATTCAGGGAGGCTAGCTTTGGACATGGTACGTTAGAAGTATTTAACGTATCTCATGCACGCTGGACCTGGCATAAGAATGATAACGATGAAGCAGTTGATAGTGATTTTGTGTGGCTTACAAGTTTCTCCTCTATTCCTTCCTGTAAATAGTGATACTTTGTGAAAATAATGATCCTAGTGGTGTTTTATTTGAAGCCAATATGTCTCATTTATATAGtatatattaacatatattccacaaattaaagaataatagaaaaatatattgaaaaattacaatatattgttGATAGATTGTAAACTTATCTGTAAAGGACGTGTGtcttatttaaattgtttttttttccttttaacccAAGTTGGATCATTAAGttgagttattaaaaaaaatatcacatctTTAGatcttgaaaagaaaagaaaaaataccttaaactcaaaaaacaataaaagatattttcaaaaccaatatttttaaaatttgttttatcaCTACTCTTCAAAATAAGGTTCAAGAGAGAAAGTCAAACATAATATATTGCTGGAACATTGGCATTTAGCCGTAACAATGTgtgcaataaaatatatattcacaGTATTCATAAAACACTGTTTGTATTCGTAGGATAAACCATTAACCTGATTAGGTAATCATTCATAAtgataaaacataaaacaagtAACCAGTTTAACCATTCACATTATTcataaaacataatattaatatttttcttatatatatgtttCCTGTATATTCGGGTTAAGTTGTGTTTAATTGGATTCAGAACTCAAAATATATtacttaatcaaattttaattgagtTCAATAATATAAATCCAATTATCCAACacaatccaaaaaaatataattggattAAATTGGGTTGAAAGGAATTATAAGTTACACGCGTTCACTTATATTCTTATTCTTGtgatattggttaaaaaattaaaagataaaactttttgatataaaaataataaaaaaaaacaaaaataattgttcacattacattattatatatttcaataaaataatatttttaattctttaattaatgtcTTAAAGAATATTAGTTAACATTTGATGTACTATATATTGACATGTTCTACTGGACAAAGAATGATATTTGACtggtatataaaataaaataaaaaaatgacttttgaCTGCAAAACCATTAAGGCATTAACCACGTACGTTTTATGTCCTCGACGTCCCATAGTTCCAAATTATAAACTAGGAAAAGTAAAGCGCTGCCCCTATGCAAGCAAAACATGTTGCTATCGTCGTTGTAATTTCCTTCAAGCACAGTGCTTTCTTGTAAGTTTTCAAGGAGTTTTCGCGCGAATCATTAATAAATCATTAACTAAACCATAAAGAAAGCTTATTAATCAATTTATTCTATGACTTTATTTacgatttaattatttaattggaCGTCATATAATTCAATtagcttttttcttcttcttgaaaGCAAATATTTCGACAACCAAAATCTATAGCTATTAATTCGAGCTAGCCTGAATGGTTCAGGTTGGGGCATTAACCACGTTTTATGTCCGCGTACCAAACAGGTTGGCCCACGGAAcactca encodes the following:
- the LOC114399292 gene encoding probable purple acid phosphatase 20, yielding MGMRMRVPGFMLLLIIGIFELDAVYGYVRPPPRKTLFVPHADQDSHSPQQVHISQVGQNKMRISWITDSPTPAKVMYAPSPSGNTVSATGTTSSYRYLVYESGEIHNVVIGPLNPNTVYYYRLGDPPSSQTYNFKTPPSQLPIKFAIVGDLGQTDWTKSTLEHVKKSNYDMLLLPGDLSYADFNQDLWDSFGRLVEPLASQRPWMVTQGNHEVETIPLLHKTPFTAYNARWLMPFQESGSNSNLYYSFDVAGVHVIMLGSYTDFDPSSPQYKWLQNDLQTVNKRTTPWIVVLIHAPWYNSNTAHQGEPESINMKVAMEDLLYQARVDVVFAGHVHAYERFTRVYKDKANNCAPMYITIGDGGNREGLATKYMDPKPTISIFREASFGHGTLEVFNVSHARWTWHKNDNDEAVDSDFVWLTSFSSIPSCK
- the LOC114399263 gene encoding purple acid phosphatase 22-like encodes the protein MYSISFCVPSTTPLYNRPSIFKMVPFTPSNKLQQSTSSPTRINMMGKCSKSLMAFPILLLRTLCFLLFSQPLLSQENNFVRQPAAQLIITPHHRSHSDPQQVHISLVGQEKMRVSWITEDKHAESVVEYGTKAGEYSAKATGVYTSYQYFFYNSGKIHNVVIGPLQPGSTYFYRCGGSGPEFSFKTPPPRCPIEFVIVGDLGQTEWTASTLKHIDSSDYDVFLLPGDLSYADSQQPLWDSFGRLVEPYASKRPWMVTEGNHEIEIFPIIYPQGFQAYNARWPMPFQQSGSTSNLYYSFEVAGTHVIMLGSYTDFDSQSLQYTWLQSDLANIDRVKTPWVIVLLHAPWYNTNEAHQGEGESMRQAMEELLYEARVDLVFAGHVHAYERFTRIYDNKADSCGPMYVTIGDGGNREGLALMFKNPSSPLSLYREPSFGHGRLRILNETHAHWSWHRNNDADAVVADGVWIESLSSSKACSKTPYQQYAANEEL